In one Sander lucioperca isolate FBNREF2018 chromosome 7, SLUC_FBN_1.2, whole genome shotgun sequence genomic region, the following are encoded:
- the lmf2a gene encoding lipase maturation factor 2a produces MREIILPRRMFLWSMAVIYLAAFVSLYMQIPGLYGNDGLLPARWQLRYSGKSLGEQLLSSPTLLWLGPRLGLDTHTAMELLCLIGAALSLAATLVEALRDSVVFFCLWALYLSMYQVGQVFLYFQWDNLLLETGFLCILVAPLTLIRGSRGVRAHDRVTFWLIRWLLFRLMFASGVVKLTSRCPTWWGLTALTYHYETQCIPTPLAWFALQLPVWWHKFSVVGTFIIEIAAPLLFFSPLRRLRLGAFYLQVLLQVLIILTGNYNFFNLLTLALCLSLLDDQHVHFWLRKADKISNNDSKLQSWLCYLLELAVWALMIFGSIVCFDLKLDTTKTSISSRTAFTFHQFNQFLKTVTIPSIWIGVLSLTWEMVTAMFRCACVSGFLKRFWGTLQWTVFAAATVAMFTISLVPFSYIEFDSHARLWPGVRQAYDMVDRYQLVNSYGLFRRMTGVSGRPEVVIEGSNDGVSWTEIEFMYKPGNLSAAPAVLTPHQPRLDWQMWFAALGDQTQAPWFTSLIYSLLQGKRDVIELIQTDVSQYPFYQQPPTYLRAHRYRYWFTEPKADGSYPKRWWRRVYDEEFYPKVHLGSTFLESMLNQHGLKDKSPPRRMPNTTVAQAVRWVRSQVRGVPTHILIWTLIASSVTLCLLQGLQNRNKHTERTPLTYMAAGNDHTDNVPDDSSDHCGKSDEQQAAKGEEEEKKEDGQDSEDEVEEGGGEEKEDTVDDEED; encoded by the exons GTCTCTATGGTAATGATGGGCTGTTGCCTGCTCGTTGGCAGCTGCGTTACAGCGGTAAGTCACTAGGGGAACAGCTGCTGTCCTCTCCCACCCTGCTGTGGCTGGGACCTCGGCTCGGCTTGGACACGCACACCGCTATGGAGCTGCTGTGTCTCATAGGTGCTGCCCTGAGCCTCGCTGCCACGCTGGTAGAGGCTCTGCGAGACAGCGTGGTGTTTTTCTGCCTGTGGGCCTTGTACCTGTCCATGTACCAG GTGGGCCAGGTTTTTCTCTACTTCCAATG GGACAACTTGCTTCTGGAGACAGGATTCCTCTGTATCCTTGTTGCTCCACTGACATTAATCCGCGGGTCACGAGGGGTAAGAGCGCATGATCGCGTGACCTTCTGGCTGATCCGCTGGTTGCTCTTTAGGCTCATGTTTGCCTCTGGTGTGGTAAAACTCACATCTCGTTGTCCCACATGGTGGGGCCTTACAG CTCTGACGTATCACTATGAGACTCAGTGTATCCCCACCCCGCTGGCCTGGTTTGCCCTACAGTTGCCGGTGTGGTGGCATAAGTTCAGTGTGGTGGGGACCTTCATAATAGAGATCGctgcacccctgcttttctttAGCCCACTGCGCAGACTCCGGCTTGGGGCTTTTTACTTGCAG GTTTTGCTTCAAGTGCTCATCATTTTGACTGGCAACTACAATTTCTTCAACCTGCTGACTTTGGCCCTGTGTCTGTCGCTTCTGGACGACCAGCATGTACACTTCTGGCTACGCAAGGCCGACAAGATCAGCAACAATG ACTCCAAGTTGCAGTCGTGGCTGTGTTACCTGCTGGAGCTGGCAGTCTGGGCTCTCATGATCTTTGGATCAATTGTATGCTTTGACCTGAAGCTGGATACAACGAAGACGAGCATCTCCTCcaggacag CATTCACATTCCACCAGTTTAACCAGTTTCTGAAGACAGTCACTATCCCCTCTATCTGGATTGgtgtcctctctctcacctGGGAGATGGTCACAGCCatgttcag GTGTGCATGTGTCTCCGGTTTCCTGAAGAGGTTTTGGGGAACTCTGCAGTGGACTGTGTTTGCTGCTGCCACCGTTGCTATGTTCACTATAAGTCTG GTGCCATTCAGCTATATAGAGTTTGACTCTCATGCCAGGTTGTGGCCGGGAGTGCGTCAGGCCTATGATATGGTGGATCGCTACCAACTGGTCAACTCATACGGCCTGTTCAGAAGGATGACCGGGGTCAGTGGGCGGCCAGAGGTTGTCATCGAGGGAAGCAACGATGGAGTCTCGTGGAcg gaGATTGAGTTTATGTATAAGCCAGGCAACCTAAGTGCAGCACCTGCTGTGCTGACACCCCACCAGCCCAGGTTGGACTGGCAAATGTGGTTTGCTGCCCTCGGGGATCAAACACAGGCTCCATGGTTCACCAGCCTCATATACAGCCTGCTGCAGGGCAAAAGAGATG TGATAGAGTTGATCCAGACCGATGTATCACAGTATCCGTTCTACCAGCAGCCTCCCACCTACCTCCGTGCCCACCGCTACAGATACTGGTTTACTGAACCGAAGGCTGACGG TTCCTACCCAAAGCGTTGGTGGAGGAGGGTCTATGATGAGGAATTTTATCCCAAAGTGCACCTGGGCAGCACTTTCCTGGAGAGCATGCTCAATCAGCATGGACTCAAG GACAAATCACCTCCACGTCGTATGCCCAACACCACTGTTGCCCAGGCGGTGAGGTGGGTGCGCTCTCAGGTCAGAGGTGTTCCTACCCACATACTTATCTGGACTCTCATTGCCTCCAGCGTCACCCTCTGTCTGCTCCAGGGATTGCAAAACAGGAATAAACACACAGAAAGGACCCCACTCACTTATATGGCCGCTGGGAACGATCACACAGATAATGTACCTGACGATTCTTCAGACCATTGTGGGAAGTCAGATGAACAGCAGGCAGcgaagggggaggaggaggagaagaaagaagaTGGACAGGACAGTGAAGATGAGGTGGAGGAgggtggaggagaggagaaagaagatACTGTTGACGACGAAGAGGACTAG
- the miox gene encoding inositol oxygenase isoform X2, protein MRVINIGPDPSLAYRPNLETDKTKEKEDYRNFKHSVWASCNHDRKRMMDAIMALDQLVDESDPDVDFPNSFHAFQTAEGIRQAYPDKDWFQLVGLIHDVGKTMALWDEPQWAVVGDTFPVGCKFQNSIVFRDNTFMDNPDEKTTSYNTEYGIYESNCGLDKVLMSWGHDEYLYRVMKFNNCSIPEQGLYMIRFHSFYPWHSHGDYMHLCNDKDLRMLPWVQEFNKFDLYTKSTELPDVDKLKPYYQSLIDKYCPGILKW, encoded by the exons ATGCGTGTCATCAACATC GGTCCAGACCCGTCTCTGGCATATCGGCCAAATTTGGAGACGGATAAAACCAAAGAAAAGGAAGACTACAGAAACTTCAAG CACTCTGTATGGGCCAGCTGCAACCACGATCGTAAGAGGATGATGGACGCCATCATGGCTCTAGACCAGCTGGTGGACGAGTCCGATCCTGATGTGGACTTCCCCAATTCATTCCATGCCTTCCAGACTGCTGAGGGCATCCGCCAAGCATACCCAGACAAAG ACTGGTTCCAGTTGGTGGGTCTGATCCATGATGTTGGGAAGACAATGGCTCTTTGGGATGAACCCCAG TGGGCTGTAGTAGGTGACACCTTCCCAGTGGGCTGCAAGTTTCAAAACTCCATTGTGTTCAGAGACAATACCTTTATGGATAACCCAGATGAGAAAACTACCAGCTACAA TACAGAATACGGGATCTATGAATCAAACTGTGGACTCGACAAAGTCCTCATGTCCTGGGGCCATGACG AGTATCTCTACAGAGTTATGAAGTTTAACAACTGCTCCATCCCAGAGCAG gGGTTGTACATGATTCGCTTTCATTCGTTCTACCCCTGGCACTCCCACGGAGACTACATGCACCTGTGCAATGACAAAGACCTGCGCATGCTGCCCTGGGTCCAAGAGTTCAA CAAATTTGACCTGTACACAAAGAGCACCGAGCTCCCAGACGTCGACAAGCTGAAGCCGTACTACCAGTCTCTGATCGACAAGTACTGTCCTGGAATACTGAAGTGGTGA
- the miox gene encoding inositol oxygenase isoform X1, protein MRVINIGPDPSLAYRPNLETDKTKEKEDYRNFKNGSLIDRVFNTYKLMHTNQTLDFVKQKHSVWASCNHDRKRMMDAIMALDQLVDESDPDVDFPNSFHAFQTAEGIRQAYPDKDWFQLVGLIHDVGKTMALWDEPQWAVVGDTFPVGCKFQNSIVFRDNTFMDNPDEKTTSYNTEYGIYESNCGLDKVLMSWGHDEYLYRVMKFNNCSIPEQGLYMIRFHSFYPWHSHGDYMHLCNDKDLRMLPWVQEFNKFDLYTKSTELPDVDKLKPYYQSLIDKYCPGILKW, encoded by the exons ATGCGTGTCATCAACATC GGTCCAGACCCGTCTCTGGCATATCGGCCAAATTTGGAGACGGATAAAACCAAAGAAAAGGAAGACTACAGAAACTTCAAG AATGGAAGTCTAATTGACCGTGTGTTCAACACATACAAGCTGATGCACACCAATCAGACACTAGACTTTGTGAAACAAAAA CACTCTGTATGGGCCAGCTGCAACCACGATCGTAAGAGGATGATGGACGCCATCATGGCTCTAGACCAGCTGGTGGACGAGTCCGATCCTGATGTGGACTTCCCCAATTCATTCCATGCCTTCCAGACTGCTGAGGGCATCCGCCAAGCATACCCAGACAAAG ACTGGTTCCAGTTGGTGGGTCTGATCCATGATGTTGGGAAGACAATGGCTCTTTGGGATGAACCCCAG TGGGCTGTAGTAGGTGACACCTTCCCAGTGGGCTGCAAGTTTCAAAACTCCATTGTGTTCAGAGACAATACCTTTATGGATAACCCAGATGAGAAAACTACCAGCTACAA TACAGAATACGGGATCTATGAATCAAACTGTGGACTCGACAAAGTCCTCATGTCCTGGGGCCATGACG AGTATCTCTACAGAGTTATGAAGTTTAACAACTGCTCCATCCCAGAGCAG gGGTTGTACATGATTCGCTTTCATTCGTTCTACCCCTGGCACTCCCACGGAGACTACATGCACCTGTGCAATGACAAAGACCTGCGCATGCTGCCCTGGGTCCAAGAGTTCAA CAAATTTGACCTGTACACAAAGAGCACCGAGCTCCCAGACGTCGACAAGCTGAAGCCGTACTACCAGTCTCTGATCGACAAGTACTGTCCTGGAATACTGAAGTGGTGA